One genomic region from Chionomys nivalis chromosome 17, mChiNiv1.1, whole genome shotgun sequence encodes:
- the Nr4a1 gene encoding nuclear receptor subfamily 4 group A member 1, with protein MPCIQAQYGTPATSPGPRDYLTSDPLALEFSKPTMDLASPEAAPTAPTTLPSFSTFMDGYAGEFDTFLYQLPGTTQPCSSASSSASSTSSSSSSATSPASASFKFEDFQVYGCYPGTLSGPLDETLSSSGSDYYGSPCSAPSPSTPSFQPPQLSPWDGSFGHFSPSQTYEGLRAWTEQLPKASGPPPPPTFFSFSPPTGPSPSLAQSSLKLFSPPSTHQLGKGESYSMPAAFPGLSPTSPNLDTSGILDAPVTSTKARSGASGGSEGRCAVCGDNASCQHYGVRTCEGCKGFFKRTVQKSAKYICLANKDCPVDKRRRNRCQFCRFQKCLAVGMVKEVVRTDSLKGRRGRLPSKPKQPPDTSPTNLLTSLIRAHLDSGPSTAKLDYSKFQELVLPRFGNEDAGDVQQFYDLLTGSLEVIRKWAEKIPGFAELSSGDQDLLLESAFLELFILRLAYRSKPDEGKLIFCSGLVLHRLQCARGFGDWIDSILAFSRSLQSLAVDVPAFACLSALVLITDRHGLQDPRRVEELQNRIASCLKEHMAAVMGEPQPASCLSRLLGKLPELRTLCTQGLQRIFYLKLEDLVPPPPIVDKIFMDTLSF; from the exons aTGCCCTGTATCCAAGCCCAGTATGGAACACCAGCAACAAGCCCAGGACCGCGTGACTACCTGACGAGTGACCCCCTGGCCCTTGAGTTCAGCAAGCCTACCATGGACCTGGCCAGCCCTGAGGCAGCGCCCACTGCACCCACCACCCTTCCCAGCTTCAGCACCTTCATGGACGGCTACGCCGGAGAGTTTGACACCTTCCTGTACCAGCTGCCGGGAACAACACAGCCATGCTCCTCAGCTTCTTCGTCAGCTTCCTCCAcgtcttcttcctcatcctcagccacctctcccgcctctgcttccttcaAGTTTGAGGACTTCCAGGTGTATGGCTGTTATCCCGGCACCCTGAGTGGCCCATTAGATGAGACCCTGTCCTCCAGCGGCTCTGATTACTATGGCAGTCCCTGCTCAGCCCCGTCGCCATCTACACCCAGCTTCCAGCCACCCCAGCTCTCTCCCTGGGATGGATCATTTGGCCACTTCTCCCCCAGCCAGACTTATGAAGGCCTTCGGGCATGGACAGAGCAGTTGCCCAAGGCTTCTGGGCCTCCACCACCTCCAACCTTCTTCTCCTTCAGTCCCCCAACGGGTCCCAGCCCGAGCCTGGCCCAGAGTTCTCTCAAGCTGTTCTCACCACCATCCACCCACCAGCTTGGGAAGGGAGAGAGCTATTCCATGCCAGCGGCTTTCCCTGGCTTGTCACCCACCTCTCCGAACCTTGACACTTCCGGGATTCTGGATGCACCTGTGACTTCCACCAAGGCCCGGAGTGGGGCTTCAGGTGGCAGTGAAGGCCGCTGTGCCGTTTGTGGGGACAACGCTTCCTGCCAGCATTACGGGGTTCGCACCTGTGAGGGCTGCAAGGGTTTCTTCAAG CGTACAGTGCAGAAAAGTGCCAAGTACATCTGCCTGGCAAACAAGGACTGCCCTGTGGACAAGAGGCGGCGGAACCGCTGCCAGTTCTGTCGCTTCCAGAAGTGCCTGGCTGTGGGCATGGTGAAGGAAG TTGTCCGGACAGACAGCCTAAAGGGGCGGCGTGGCCGGCTGCCTTCCAAACCCAAGCAACCCCCAGACACCTCTCCTACCAATCTCCTTACTTCTCTCATCCGGGCGCATTTGGACTCTGGGCCTAGTACTGCCAAGTTGGATTATTCCAAG TTCCAGGAGCTGGTGCTACCCCGCTTCGGAAATGAAGATGCAGGCGATGTGCAGCAGTTTTATGACTTGCTCACGGGCTCCCTGGAAGTTATCCGCAAGTGGGCAGAGAAGATCCCTGGCTTTGCCGAGCTTTCCTCCGGAGACCAAGACCTGCTGCTGGAGTCGGCCTTCCTGGAACTCTTCATTCTCCGCCTGGCCTACCG ATCTAAGCCTGATGAAGGGAAGCTCATCTTTTGCTCAGGCCTGGTGCTACACCGGCTACAGTGTGCCCGAGGCTTTGGCGACTGGATTGACAGCATCCTGGCCTTCTCGCGGTCCCTGCAAAGCTTGGCTGTTGATGTCCCTGcctttgcctgcctgtctgctctgGTCCTTATCACTG ACCGACACGGGCTCCAGGATCCTCGGCGCGTGGAGGAGCTGCAGAATCGCATTGCCAGCTGCCTGAAGGAGCACATGGCTGCTGTGATGGGAGAGCCTCAGCCAGCCAGCTGCCTGTCACGTCTGCTGGGCAAGTTGCCTGAGCTTCGGACCCTGTGCACCCAAGGCCTGCAGCGCATCTTCTACCTCAAGCTGGAGGACTTGGTGCCCCCTCCACCTATTGTGGACAAGATCTTTATGGACACATTGTCTTTCTGA